ATCCCAATCAAGTAAATGGCCCTATAATAAAAAAAACACCCATTTCTACATGAGTGTCTTAATTGAATGAAAGTTTTTTAAAAGTATTTACTGTATAAATCCTGTCTTAGCTTTCCGCTTAGCTGAGCGTATATCTTTGTAGTCTCACTCTTTTCATGACCTAGTAAACTTTGTATGACATCAATTGGCGCACCGTTATTAATCATATGCGTTGCATAGCTGTGTCGTAATTGATGCGGATGTATACTCTTTTTTATACTTGCACGATTTGATATGCGCTTGATAATATATCTTAAATTATCAATGCTCATTCGTCTTTTCGGCCTTCTGTCCGTAATAAACAAACAAGGTTCCTTATCCTCTCGTTCATCTAAATACCTTTTTAACCAAATAGAACAGCGGGTATTAAAGTACACTTCCCTTTCTTTATTACCTTTCCCTTGTACAATTACTGAATTCGATTGAAAATCGATATCTTCTCGATTTAATTTTACAATTTCACCAATACGGCAGCCGGTTGAATACATAAACTCAAATAGTGCTTTCTCCATCGTTGTTTGACAAGCTTCCCTTAGATGTTCTATCTCTAATTCTGAGAGAAATTTAGGAATCCTTTTACCTAATTTCGGCTCTTTTAATTTAGCTGCAGGATTTTTTAGAGTATAACCTTCTTCATGTGACCATCTAAATAATGATTTAACACAACGAATCCTATGTCCTAAACTAGAAGGCTTTAAGTGGTCTCCTGATCGTATTAAATATTCTTTTAATCTATCTGTATTAAATTCGTTCATATCAATATCACCAAAAAATCGTAATAATAGATTGTATTGAAAACAATATGTTTTTAATGTAAGCGATGAATATCCCTCGATTTTTTTATCCTGTTGATACCTTTTCCATGCTTCGGATAATAACATGTGTCTTTCACTCCCCCACCTATAAATCTATTAATTCTAAATTCTATTATGTTCAATGAAAGATTTTTTCATACAAAGATATTCAACAACCTAAAAAATAGTGATAGTTTTGAACTCTAATTAATCTAAAAGGCACTTTCCATGTTTCCAGGAAAGCGCCCGATTGTTGAGTAACAATGAATCATTAATTAAACAATGACTTTTTCTTATATTTCGAGGCAAAAGGTAATCCAGTGTCTTCTTTGACTGGTAGTGCATCAATGTCCGTTCTTGACCC
This genomic stretch from Lysinibacillus pakistanensis harbors:
- the xerA gene encoding site-specific tyrosine recombinase/integron integrase, coding for MLLSEAWKRYQQDKKIEGYSSLTLKTYCFQYNLLLRFFGDIDMNEFNTDRLKEYLIRSGDHLKPSSLGHRIRCVKSLFRWSHEEGYTLKNPAAKLKEPKLGKRIPKFLSELEIEHLREACQTTMEKALFEFMYSTGCRIGEIVKLNREDIDFQSNSVIVQGKGNKEREVYFNTRCSIWLKRYLDEREDKEPCLFITDRRPKRRMSIDNLRYIIKRISNRASIKKSIHPHQLRHSYATHMINNGAPIDVIQSLLGHEKSETTKIYAQLSGKLRQDLYSKYF